In a single window of the Candidatus Omnitrophota bacterium genome:
- a CDS encoding oligopeptide transporter, OPT family produces the protein MAQTNTDGAPAVKTRKEFSFVAIFLGVVLSVIMGAANVYLGLRAGMTVSASIPAAVIAMGFLHGVLGRKSVLESNLVQTGASAGESLAAGIIFTMPAMILAGLWKSFDFWTTTFIALGGGLLGVLFMIPMRRVFIVENKELKFPEGVACAEVLRAGESEEEGGDSGAKLVFASAALGAFFKFCASYLGLMRSTAEWAVYASSRVIYFGMDISPALAGVGLIVGLSISLQIFLGGALGWLIAIPLMKADPASGSALDAAWDLWDRQVRYIGVGAMLVGGVLSIWQVRSGLVSAAREMLASHRPAKKRYPSAFSSSSEPLAIPPEEQNLSGASIVIFSLICIVLMAGVYFVSLNEHFGITALITVIMVLMAFFFTAVASYLVGLVGNSNSPVSGMAITALLATGAMIHVFGYSGTEGMIAALGVAGVVCCVACTSGDVCNDLKTGHLVGASPRYQQIMQILGVIAAAFIMAPIMTVLHEGSINDGTGGIGGRVLAAPQAALFASLVNGFFGDGQLPWNMVYWGLGIGALIIVIDKILYLFQCEFRLHVMAVAVGIYLPFGLSTPILLGGLLNAMMKGAIKDKISGMQKRGVLAASGIIAGESLTGVLLGFLTYMEYKSQNWGEFLGGGGMDILSVMGMFAILFWMHRQSSRVQ, from the coding sequence ATGGCGCAAACAAATACCGATGGCGCCCCCGCTGTTAAAACTCGAAAAGAATTTTCCTTCGTCGCCATTTTTCTCGGCGTCGTTTTATCGGTGATTATGGGCGCGGCGAACGTTTATCTCGGCCTGCGGGCGGGGATGACTGTTTCCGCTTCCATACCCGCCGCCGTGATCGCGATGGGCTTTTTGCATGGCGTATTGGGACGAAAATCGGTGCTCGAATCCAATCTAGTGCAGACGGGCGCGTCGGCGGGGGAATCGCTGGCGGCGGGAATCATATTTACCATGCCCGCCATGATCCTGGCGGGATTGTGGAAATCCTTCGATTTCTGGACTACGACGTTCATTGCGCTGGGAGGCGGACTGCTGGGCGTGCTTTTCATGATTCCCATGCGGCGCGTATTCATCGTCGAAAACAAGGAATTGAAATTTCCCGAAGGCGTAGCCTGCGCCGAAGTGCTGCGCGCGGGAGAGAGTGAAGAAGAAGGAGGAGACTCCGGCGCTAAGTTGGTGTTCGCCAGCGCGGCCTTGGGCGCTTTCTTTAAATTCTGCGCTTCCTATTTGGGACTGATGAGAAGCACGGCGGAATGGGCCGTCTACGCCTCCTCCCGCGTTATCTATTTCGGTATGGATATCTCCCCGGCGCTGGCGGGCGTGGGCTTAATCGTAGGTTTGTCCATTTCTCTGCAAATCTTTCTCGGCGGCGCATTGGGTTGGCTGATCGCCATTCCGCTGATGAAAGCCGATCCCGCTTCCGGTTCGGCTTTGGACGCCGCATGGGATTTGTGGGATCGTCAAGTCCGATATATTGGAGTGGGCGCGATGCTGGTGGGCGGCGTCCTTTCCATCTGGCAGGTTCGAAGCGGCTTAGTTTCCGCCGCGCGCGAAATGTTAGCGTCGCATCGTCCGGCGAAGAAGCGTTATCCCTCCGCTTTCTCATCCTCCAGCGAACCTCTCGCCATCCCGCCGGAAGAACAAAATCTCAGCGGCGCGTCGATCGTTATCTTTTCCTTGATCTGCATCGTCCTTATGGCGGGCGTCTATTTCGTTTCGCTCAACGAACATTTCGGCATTACAGCGCTGATTACCGTCATAATGGTTCTCATGGCCTTTTTTTTCACGGCGGTAGCCAGTTACCTCGTGGGATTGGTGGGAAACTCCAATAGCCCCGTTTCCGGCATGGCGATCACGGCGTTGTTGGCAACGGGAGCAATGATCCATGTTTTTGGCTACAGCGGGACGGAAGGAATGATCGCGGCGTTGGGAGTGGCGGGCGTGGTCTGTTGCGTCGCCTGTACTTCCGGCGACGTCTGCAACGACCTCAAAACCGGCCACTTGGTCGGAGCCTCCCCGCGCTATCAACAGATCATGCAAATTCTCGGCGTCATCGCCGCCGCATTCATTATGGCGCCGATTATGACCGTGCTGCATGAAGGTTCGATCAATGACGGAACCGGAGGCATCGGCGGACGAGTATTGGCTGCTCCGCAAGCGGCGCTTTTCGCCTCGCTGGTCAACGGCTTCTTCGGCGACGGCCAACTGCCCTGGAATATGGTTTATTGGGGCTTAGGCATCGGCGCCCTCATCATTGTCATCGACAAAATTTTATACCTGTTCCAATGCGAATTCCGTTTGCACGTCATGGCGGTGGCTGTGGGCATCTATTTGCCTTTCGGACTCTCGACGCCCATTCTGCTCGGCGGCCTGCTCAACGCCATGATGAAAGGCGCAATAAAGGATAAGATTTCGGGAATGCAAAAAAGAGGCGTTCTGGCCGCTTCGGGAATCATCGCGGGGGAATCGCTCACCGGCGTGCTTCTTGGTTTTTTGACGTATATGGAGTACAAATCGCAA